The following proteins come from a genomic window of Paramicrobacterium humi:
- a CDS encoding aspartate carbamoyltransferase catalytic subunit produces the protein MRHLLSTKTLGYDEAIGLLDVAEDMAATQQREVKKLPTLRGKAVVNLFFEDSTRTRISFEAAAKRLSADVINFSAKGSSVSKGESLKDTAQTLEAMGADAVVIRHSASGAPRTLASSGWISAGVLNAGDGTHEHPTQALLDAFTMRKRAHGSASRARDLNGMHVVIVGDILHSRVVRSNVWLLSTLGAHVTLVAPPTLLPVDVSGWPVRISYDLDEVLRGEPDVVMLLRIQSERMHDAFFPNSREYSRRWGLDDARFARLPQSTIVMHPGPMNRGLEISSLAADSVQSTVREQVTNGVSVRMAALYLLLSGDREDSL, from the coding sequence ATGCGCCACCTGCTCAGCACCAAGACCCTCGGCTACGACGAGGCCATCGGCCTGCTCGACGTCGCTGAGGACATGGCCGCCACCCAGCAGCGCGAGGTGAAGAAGCTCCCCACGCTGCGCGGCAAGGCCGTCGTCAACCTCTTCTTCGAGGACTCGACGCGCACGCGCATCTCGTTCGAGGCCGCGGCGAAGCGGCTCTCGGCCGACGTCATCAACTTCAGTGCGAAGGGCTCGAGCGTGTCGAAGGGCGAGAGCCTCAAGGACACCGCCCAGACCCTCGAGGCCATGGGCGCCGACGCCGTCGTCATCCGGCACAGCGCCTCCGGCGCTCCGCGCACCCTCGCCTCAAGCGGCTGGATCAGCGCCGGAGTGCTCAACGCGGGCGACGGGACGCACGAGCACCCCACTCAGGCGCTGCTCGACGCGTTCACGATGCGCAAGCGAGCGCACGGATCGGCAAGCCGTGCCCGCGACCTCAACGGAATGCACGTCGTGATCGTGGGCGACATCCTGCACTCGCGAGTCGTGCGCTCGAACGTGTGGCTGCTCTCGACGCTCGGCGCGCACGTCACACTCGTCGCGCCTCCGACGCTCCTGCCCGTCGACGTGTCGGGCTGGCCCGTGCGGATCTCCTACGATCTCGACGAGGTTCTCCGCGGCGAACCGGACGTCGTGATGCTCCTCAGAATCCAGTCGGAACGCATGCACGACGCGTTTTTCCCGAACAGCCGGGAGTATTCACGACGGTGGGGCCTGGACGACGCGCGATTCGCCCGTCTGCCGCAGAGTACGATTGTGATGCACCCCGGCCCGATGAACCGCGGACTCGAGATCTCCTCGCTCGCTGCTGATTCAGTTCAGTCGACGGTGCGCGAACAGGTCACGAACGGAGTTTCCGTGAGGATGGCCGCGCTCTATCTTCTTCTGT
- the nusB gene encoding transcription antitermination factor NusB, giving the protein MSARSKARKRAIDILYSADVRSIAVREALTAEAKRAASEPAREASWLYAREIVDGVIDHQAEIDEQIETYAQGWTLERMPVVDRAVLRIGVWELLFNPEIPTGVAINEAVESAKTLSTDESAGFVNGLLGKIAEAAGVA; this is encoded by the coding sequence GTGAGCGCACGGTCAAAAGCGCGCAAGCGCGCCATCGACATCCTGTACAGCGCCGACGTGCGCAGCATCGCCGTGCGAGAGGCGCTCACGGCGGAAGCGAAGCGCGCCGCAAGTGAGCCCGCCCGCGAGGCGTCCTGGCTGTACGCGCGAGAGATCGTCGACGGCGTCATCGACCACCAGGCCGAGATCGACGAGCAGATCGAGACGTACGCGCAGGGCTGGACGCTCGAGCGCATGCCCGTCGTGGATCGCGCCGTGCTGCGCATCGGCGTGTGGGAGCTCCTGTTCAACCCGGAGATCCCGACGGGTGTCGCCATCAACGAGGCCGTCGAGTCGGCCAAGACGCTGTCGACGGACGAATCGGCGGGCTTCGTCAACGGGCTGCTGGGGAAGATCGCCGAAGCCGCCGGGGTCGCCTGA
- the pyrR gene encoding bifunctional pyr operon transcriptional regulator/uracil phosphoribosyltransferase PyrR yields MRIVLQQADIARALTRIAHEILESNRGPEGLVILGIPTRGVPLADRIAGHIRDISGQPVRVGALDVTMYRDDLDRHPTRAPAPTSIPGGGIEGATVVLVDDVLYSGRTIRAALDALSDIGRPAIVRLATLIDRGHRELPIRPDFVGKNLPSSQAERINVLLSELDGEEAVTIEGGAN; encoded by the coding sequence ATGCGCATCGTGTTGCAGCAAGCAGACATCGCGCGGGCCCTGACCCGCATCGCTCATGAGATCCTCGAGTCCAATCGCGGACCCGAAGGACTCGTCATCCTCGGCATCCCCACTCGCGGCGTGCCACTCGCCGATCGCATCGCCGGTCACATCCGCGACATCTCCGGACAGCCCGTGCGGGTCGGCGCACTCGACGTGACGATGTACCGAGACGATCTCGATCGGCACCCCACCCGTGCGCCCGCCCCGACCTCGATCCCCGGAGGCGGCATCGAGGGAGCGACCGTCGTGCTCGTGGACGACGTGCTGTACTCCGGTCGCACGATCCGCGCCGCTCTCGACGCGCTCAGCGACATCGGTCGACCCGCGATCGTGCGCCTCGCGACCCTCATTGACCGCGGCCACCGCGAACTGCCGATCCGGCCCGACTTCGTCGGCAAGAACCTGCCGTCATCGCAGGCCGAGCGGATCAACGTGCTCCTGAGCGAGCTCGACGGGGAAGAGGCAGTGACGATCGAAGGCGGCGCGAACTGA